A portion of the Pangasianodon hypophthalmus isolate fPanHyp1 chromosome 20, fPanHyp1.pri, whole genome shotgun sequence genome contains these proteins:
- the LOC113539549 gene encoding probable transmembrane reductase CYB561D1, whose protein sequence is MRSAVEYSPVGEGLGMREYWLYACMRKIALVAAHCVALGFTALIGVLSRPGTSLFSWHPLCMSLGFCLCMTEGILLFSGEGSPCCLKSRKGKIRTHWFLQVLLLLFAAMGLGFMVASKRKSEHPHLETWHSLLGVGTLVATVLQVACGMCLLFPKLIHTVSVPRLRLYHATCGLVAYLLATVTVTAALFSDWFQATVKGPIWYAFLLLPPFPALVVMNQITNTFLPKKKLTT, encoded by the exons atgcggtcGGCAGTGGAGTACAGTCCGGTCGGTGAGGGGCTCGGGATGCGGGAGTACTGGCTGTACGCGTGCATGCGCAAAATCGCTCTCGTGGCCGCGCATTGTGTCGCTCTGGGCTTCACCGCGCTCATCGGCGTCCTGTCCCGACCCGGAACAA gtCTCTTCTCTTGGCACCCGCTCTGCATGTCACTCGGG TTTTGCCTGTGCATGACGGAGGGGATCCTGCTCTTCTCGGGTGAGGGCTCTCCATGCTGCTTAAAGTCCCGGAAAGGGAAGATCCGCACACACTGGTTCCTGcaggtgctgctgctgcttttcgCAGCCATGGGCCTCGGCTTCATGGTGGCCAGTAAGAGGAAGTCGGAGCACCCCCACCTGGAGACATGGCACAGCCTGCTGGGCGTCGGGACGCTGGTGGCTACGGTGCTGCAGGTGGCCTGCGGCATGTGCCTGCTGTTCCCCAAGCTCATCCACACCGTATCCGTGCCCCGGCTGCGGCTCTACCACGCCACCTGCGGCCTCGTGGCCTACCTGCTGGCCACCGTCACCGTCACAGCGGCCTTATTCAGCGACTGGTTCCAGGCCACCGTCAAGGGGCCGATTTGGTACGCCTTCCTGCTCCTGCCTCCGTTCCCTGCTCTGGTGGTGATGAACCAAATCACAAACACCTTCCTGCCTAAGAAGAAGCTAACGACGTGA
- the zbtb40 gene encoding zinc finger and BTB domain-containing protein 40 isoform X2 — MELPNYSRQLMQQLQTLRKESQFCDCTILVGDVAHPAHKVVLAASSLLFKSLLETSDSISIDTAVVTAQEFSSLLDMAYSGRLLPGKHDFTRVIAAADSLQMFDVAVGCKNILDELVKQSEDAQGLKNHRDVPLCEREEPRQLDASGQEFVLQGHGDNTKSPRNRLESKNDGAVELLSHKRDDLIRTLQDIQPWINILRTWNALSSQQQHMLLECFEGDPGVDVVFQRLLDQDNDGRDVSVQAVVTLLEKIKSIKPDLESVEVVLKEQTGPDLKVKGGSVTEVARSSGYQRDLASDLTDYLTGVENISELLTRTADRCKSEDVKQVLLECSGEQNQEQVLRKLVRTLTERGIEETSVLLLLKEAEDSSTNTADKRMDDRIGVSLLRTFQNRLCALNLEAQIIRRSLEEGPSISSDQREVLQKEADGKVEKLLRAALDGGSVQPLTVWRLLFWAATHNPELRLVTQEIRAKPEAQELIHTVARVDALFKHKKLILETINEIPDLERAVGGLDHDKDVTEFLQSCRGADGGTESVQQVLDRVLSRESQHVQPLCHLLSMSQASFPQLSVLIEELRHVEVENNEETAGSEKEEEEEEKDEDHTHRRRKGVVVSYSCQWCNKTFDFKCRLLKHKKQCAFCPDRVQRCAECSAVFPSVTALQQHRAETHNGPPVKRKKVEPVSCEICGKTFKHPSGLLYHRRTEHLEERPYACEECGAKFAANSSLKNHMRLHTGEKPYRCKHCDMSFAVAAALSYHTKKKHSEGKMYSCQYCSATFAQSIELTRHVRTHTGDKPYVCRECGKGFKQANGLSVHLQTFHNISDPHDCQKCRVSFSCLEKLREHIQEVHPKELHQCPECNKILNTAAQLEKHMSVHDGSKPYSCQSCHKSYQTLSGLWYHNRTTHPDAVTAEGGRSISHLLHCKICDKTFCNRSSLFKHNITKHPETRTVTEEGEKEAQADAVVWRCVYCPRALSSEQELQQHMSSEHVSQQGSVFACAVCSLSFLSEAEFQQHFLTNHVQLVQEEGLQAHSSTSQMVIQTEDASAEGAAQIVGLDQSQLAGSQQVFVALGDGGEAAADSGIVAVNMEDLLTGRVTLICEENQ, encoded by the exons ATGGAGCTCCCGAACTACAGCCGACAGCTCATGCAGCAGCTGCAGACTTTGCGAAAAGAGTCCCAGTTCTGTGACTGCACCATCCTGGTGGGGGACGTGGCTCATCCGGCGCACAAAGTGGTCCTTGCCGCCTCCAGCCTGCTCTTTAAGTCTCTCCTCGAGACTTCAGACAGCATCTCCATCGACACGGCAGTGGTCACGGCGCAGGAGTTCTCCTCTCTGCTGGACATGGCCTACTCGGGCAGACTGCTGCCGGGCAAACACGACTTCACGCGTGTCATCGCCGCCGCAGACAGCCTGCAGATGTTTGACGTGGCTGTCGGCTGTAAGAACATCCTGGACGAGCTTGTGAAACAGTCTGAAGATGCTCAGGGTTTAAAAAATCACAGGGATGTTCCTTTGTGTGAAAGAGAAGAGCCAAGACAACTTGATGCTTCTGGACAAGAGTTTGTGTTACAGGGACATGGGGACAATACGAAGAGTCCAAGAAACAGACTGGAGTCAAAAAatg ATGGTGCTGTGGAGCTTCTTTCTCACAAACGGGACGATCTCATAAGGACCCTGCAGGACATCCAGCCATGGATCAACATCCTTCGCACCTGGAACGCACTTTCAAGCCAGCAACAGCAT ATGTTGCTGGAGTGTTTTGAAGGAGATCCAGGTGTGGACGTGGTTTTCCAGCGCCTCTTGGACCAGGACAATGATGGCCGTGACGTCTCAGTCCAGGCTGTTGTTACGCTGCTGGAGAAGATTAAAAGCATAAAGCCTGATCTGGAGTCAGTGGAGGTGGTGCTGAAGGAGCAGACAGGACCGGACCTCAAAG TCAAAGGGGGATCTGTGACCGAGGTTGCCAGGTCTTCCGGATATCAGCGTGACCTCGCTTCAGACCTGACTGACTACCTCACAGGTGTGGAGAACATCTCTGAACTGCTCACACGGACAGCAGATAGATGCAAGAGCGAAGACGTAAAGCAG GTTCTGCTGGAATGCAGTGGAGAGCAGAATCAGGAGCAGGTGCTGAGGAAGCTGGTGAGAACGCTGACTGAGAGAGGAATAGAGGAAACGTCTGTACTGCTGCTGCTAAAGGAGGCGGAGGACAGCAGCACAAATACTGCAG ATAAGAGGATGGACGACCGCATTGGTGTGTCGCTGCTGAGAACTTTCCAGAACAGACTGTGTGCGCTGAACCTGGAGGCTCAGATCATCAGGCGGAGTTTGGAGGAAGGGCCTAGCATCTCGTCTGACCAGAGAGAG gtcCTGCAGAAAGAGGCTGACGGGAAAGTGGAGAAGCTGCTCAGAGCTGCTCTGGATGGAGGTTCGGTTCAGCCTCTGACGGTATGGAGGCTCCTGTTCTGGGCCGCGACTCACAACCCGGAGCTCCGACTCGTCACGCAGGAAATCAGAGCGAAGCCAGAAGCTCAGGAACTCATACACACTG TTGCCCGAGTGGATGCCTTGTTCAAGCACAAAAAGCTCATTCTGGAAACAATCAATGAAATCCCTGACCTGGAAAGAGCCGTGGGCGGTTTGGACCACGATAAAGACGTCACTGAG TTCCTGCAGAGCTGCCGTGGTGCTGATGGAGGAACGGAGTCCGTGCAGCAGGTTTTGGACCGAGTACTGAGCAGAGAGTCGCAGCACGTCCAGCCGCTTTGCCATCTCCTGTCCATGAGCCAGGCGAGCTTCCCCCAGCTTTCTGTCCTCATCGAGGAGCTCAGACATGTTG AAGTGGAAAACAATGAGGAGACGGCAGGctcagagaaagaggaggaggaagaggagaaggatgaagatcacacacacaggaggaggAAGGGTGTCGTCGTGTCCTACAGCTGCCAGTGGTGCAACAAGACCTTCGACTTCAAGTGTCGTCTGCTAAAGCACAAGAAGCAGTGTGCGTTCTGTCCGGACAGAGTGCAGCGCTGCGCCGAGTGCTCCGCCGTGTTCCCGTCAGTCACAGCCCTGCAGCAGCACCGAGCCGAGACTCACAACGGCCCTCCGGTTAAGAGGAAGAAAGTAGAGCCAGTGTCGTGTGAGATCTgtggaaaaacatttaaacacccTTCAg GTCTGTTGTACCACAGACGCACTGAGCATTTGGAGGAAAGGCCGTACGCGTGTGAGGAATGCGGCGCCAAGTTCGCCGCCAACTCGTCCCTGAAGAACCACATGCGGCTGCACACAGGGGAGAAACCGTACCGCTGCAAGCACTGTGACATGAGCTTCGCCGTGGCCGCCGCGCTGTCCTACCACACCAAGAAGAAACACTCAGAGG GTAAGATGTACTCGTGTCAGTACTGCTCGGCTACGTTTGCGCAGTCCATCGAGCTGACGCggcacgtgcgcacacacacaggagacaaACCGTacgtgtgtagagagtgtgggAAAGGATTCAAACAGGCCAACGGGCTCTCAGTACACCTGCAGACCTTCcaca ATATCTCAGACCCGCACGACTGTCAGAAGTGTCGAGTGAGCTTCAGTTGTCTGGAGAAGCTTCGAGAACATATTCAGGAGGTTCACCCTAAAGAGCTGCACCAGTGTCCTGAGTGCAATAAGATCCTGAACACCGCGGCTCAGCTGGAGAAACACATGAGCGTCCACGACGGCAGCAAACCCTACAGCTGCCAGAGCTGCCACAAATCCTACCAG actCTCTCAGGGTTGTGGTACCACAATCGCACCACACACCCGGACGCGGTGACGGCGGAGGGCGGTCGCTCGATTTCACACCTTCTGCACTGTAAGATCTGCGACAAGACCTTCTGCAACAGGAGCAGCTTGTTTAAACACAACATAACCAAACACCCAG aaactcGTACTGTGACTGAAGAGGGTGAAAAGGAGGCACAGGCAG ATGCtgttgtgtggaggtgtgtgtacTGTCCTCGTGCTCTGAGCAGCGAGCAGGAGTTGCAGCAGCACATGTCGAGCGAACACGTGAGCCAGCAGGGATCCGTGTTTGCCTGCGCCGTCTGCTCGCTGTCCTTCCTCTCCGAAGCCGAGTTCCAGCAGCACTTCCTCACCAACCATGTGCAGCTTGTGCAGGAGGAGGGGCTACAGGCTCATAGCTCCACCTCCCAAATG GTGATCCAGACAGAAGATGCCTCAGCTGAAGGGGCGGCACAGATCGTCGGGCTCGACCAATCACAGCTGGCCGGCTCCCAACAGGTGTTTGTTGCCCTGGGCGACGGCGGGGAGGCAGCGGCTGACTCGGGGATCGTTGCCGTTAATATGGAGGACTTGCTGACGGGCCGTGTCACGCTGATCTGTGAGGAGAACCAGTAG
- the zbtb40 gene encoding zinc finger and BTB domain-containing protein 40 isoform X1: protein MELPNYSRQLMQQLQTLRKESQFCDCTILVGDVAHPAHKVVLAASSLLFKSLLETSDSISIDTAVVTAQEFSSLLDMAYSGRLLPGKHDFTRVIAAADSLQMFDVAVGCKNILDELVKQSEDAQGLKNHRDVPLCEREEPRQLDASGQEFVLQGHGDNTKSPRNRLESKNEDGAVELLSHKRDDLIRTLQDIQPWINILRTWNALSSQQQHMLLECFEGDPGVDVVFQRLLDQDNDGRDVSVQAVVTLLEKIKSIKPDLESVEVVLKEQTGPDLKVKGGSVTEVARSSGYQRDLASDLTDYLTGVENISELLTRTADRCKSEDVKQVLLECSGEQNQEQVLRKLVRTLTERGIEETSVLLLLKEAEDSSTNTADKRMDDRIGVSLLRTFQNRLCALNLEAQIIRRSLEEGPSISSDQREVLQKEADGKVEKLLRAALDGGSVQPLTVWRLLFWAATHNPELRLVTQEIRAKPEAQELIHTVARVDALFKHKKLILETINEIPDLERAVGGLDHDKDVTEFLQSCRGADGGTESVQQVLDRVLSRESQHVQPLCHLLSMSQASFPQLSVLIEELRHVEVENNEETAGSEKEEEEEEKDEDHTHRRRKGVVVSYSCQWCNKTFDFKCRLLKHKKQCAFCPDRVQRCAECSAVFPSVTALQQHRAETHNGPPVKRKKVEPVSCEICGKTFKHPSGLLYHRRTEHLEERPYACEECGAKFAANSSLKNHMRLHTGEKPYRCKHCDMSFAVAAALSYHTKKKHSEGKMYSCQYCSATFAQSIELTRHVRTHTGDKPYVCRECGKGFKQANGLSVHLQTFHNISDPHDCQKCRVSFSCLEKLREHIQEVHPKELHQCPECNKILNTAAQLEKHMSVHDGSKPYSCQSCHKSYQTLSGLWYHNRTTHPDAVTAEGGRSISHLLHCKICDKTFCNRSSLFKHNITKHPETRTVTEEGEKEAQADAVVWRCVYCPRALSSEQELQQHMSSEHVSQQGSVFACAVCSLSFLSEAEFQQHFLTNHVQLVQEEGLQAHSSTSQMVIQTEDASAEGAAQIVGLDQSQLAGSQQVFVALGDGGEAAADSGIVAVNMEDLLTGRVTLICEENQ, encoded by the exons ATGGAGCTCCCGAACTACAGCCGACAGCTCATGCAGCAGCTGCAGACTTTGCGAAAAGAGTCCCAGTTCTGTGACTGCACCATCCTGGTGGGGGACGTGGCTCATCCGGCGCACAAAGTGGTCCTTGCCGCCTCCAGCCTGCTCTTTAAGTCTCTCCTCGAGACTTCAGACAGCATCTCCATCGACACGGCAGTGGTCACGGCGCAGGAGTTCTCCTCTCTGCTGGACATGGCCTACTCGGGCAGACTGCTGCCGGGCAAACACGACTTCACGCGTGTCATCGCCGCCGCAGACAGCCTGCAGATGTTTGACGTGGCTGTCGGCTGTAAGAACATCCTGGACGAGCTTGTGAAACAGTCTGAAGATGCTCAGGGTTTAAAAAATCACAGGGATGTTCCTTTGTGTGAAAGAGAAGAGCCAAGACAACTTGATGCTTCTGGACAAGAGTTTGTGTTACAGGGACATGGGGACAATACGAAGAGTCCAAGAAACAGACTGGAGTCAAAAAatg AAGATGGTGCTGTGGAGCTTCTTTCTCACAAACGGGACGATCTCATAAGGACCCTGCAGGACATCCAGCCATGGATCAACATCCTTCGCACCTGGAACGCACTTTCAAGCCAGCAACAGCAT ATGTTGCTGGAGTGTTTTGAAGGAGATCCAGGTGTGGACGTGGTTTTCCAGCGCCTCTTGGACCAGGACAATGATGGCCGTGACGTCTCAGTCCAGGCTGTTGTTACGCTGCTGGAGAAGATTAAAAGCATAAAGCCTGATCTGGAGTCAGTGGAGGTGGTGCTGAAGGAGCAGACAGGACCGGACCTCAAAG TCAAAGGGGGATCTGTGACCGAGGTTGCCAGGTCTTCCGGATATCAGCGTGACCTCGCTTCAGACCTGACTGACTACCTCACAGGTGTGGAGAACATCTCTGAACTGCTCACACGGACAGCAGATAGATGCAAGAGCGAAGACGTAAAGCAG GTTCTGCTGGAATGCAGTGGAGAGCAGAATCAGGAGCAGGTGCTGAGGAAGCTGGTGAGAACGCTGACTGAGAGAGGAATAGAGGAAACGTCTGTACTGCTGCTGCTAAAGGAGGCGGAGGACAGCAGCACAAATACTGCAG ATAAGAGGATGGACGACCGCATTGGTGTGTCGCTGCTGAGAACTTTCCAGAACAGACTGTGTGCGCTGAACCTGGAGGCTCAGATCATCAGGCGGAGTTTGGAGGAAGGGCCTAGCATCTCGTCTGACCAGAGAGAG gtcCTGCAGAAAGAGGCTGACGGGAAAGTGGAGAAGCTGCTCAGAGCTGCTCTGGATGGAGGTTCGGTTCAGCCTCTGACGGTATGGAGGCTCCTGTTCTGGGCCGCGACTCACAACCCGGAGCTCCGACTCGTCACGCAGGAAATCAGAGCGAAGCCAGAAGCTCAGGAACTCATACACACTG TTGCCCGAGTGGATGCCTTGTTCAAGCACAAAAAGCTCATTCTGGAAACAATCAATGAAATCCCTGACCTGGAAAGAGCCGTGGGCGGTTTGGACCACGATAAAGACGTCACTGAG TTCCTGCAGAGCTGCCGTGGTGCTGATGGAGGAACGGAGTCCGTGCAGCAGGTTTTGGACCGAGTACTGAGCAGAGAGTCGCAGCACGTCCAGCCGCTTTGCCATCTCCTGTCCATGAGCCAGGCGAGCTTCCCCCAGCTTTCTGTCCTCATCGAGGAGCTCAGACATGTTG AAGTGGAAAACAATGAGGAGACGGCAGGctcagagaaagaggaggaggaagaggagaaggatgaagatcacacacacaggaggaggAAGGGTGTCGTCGTGTCCTACAGCTGCCAGTGGTGCAACAAGACCTTCGACTTCAAGTGTCGTCTGCTAAAGCACAAGAAGCAGTGTGCGTTCTGTCCGGACAGAGTGCAGCGCTGCGCCGAGTGCTCCGCCGTGTTCCCGTCAGTCACAGCCCTGCAGCAGCACCGAGCCGAGACTCACAACGGCCCTCCGGTTAAGAGGAAGAAAGTAGAGCCAGTGTCGTGTGAGATCTgtggaaaaacatttaaacacccTTCAg GTCTGTTGTACCACAGACGCACTGAGCATTTGGAGGAAAGGCCGTACGCGTGTGAGGAATGCGGCGCCAAGTTCGCCGCCAACTCGTCCCTGAAGAACCACATGCGGCTGCACACAGGGGAGAAACCGTACCGCTGCAAGCACTGTGACATGAGCTTCGCCGTGGCCGCCGCGCTGTCCTACCACACCAAGAAGAAACACTCAGAGG GTAAGATGTACTCGTGTCAGTACTGCTCGGCTACGTTTGCGCAGTCCATCGAGCTGACGCggcacgtgcgcacacacacaggagacaaACCGTacgtgtgtagagagtgtgggAAAGGATTCAAACAGGCCAACGGGCTCTCAGTACACCTGCAGACCTTCcaca ATATCTCAGACCCGCACGACTGTCAGAAGTGTCGAGTGAGCTTCAGTTGTCTGGAGAAGCTTCGAGAACATATTCAGGAGGTTCACCCTAAAGAGCTGCACCAGTGTCCTGAGTGCAATAAGATCCTGAACACCGCGGCTCAGCTGGAGAAACACATGAGCGTCCACGACGGCAGCAAACCCTACAGCTGCCAGAGCTGCCACAAATCCTACCAG actCTCTCAGGGTTGTGGTACCACAATCGCACCACACACCCGGACGCGGTGACGGCGGAGGGCGGTCGCTCGATTTCACACCTTCTGCACTGTAAGATCTGCGACAAGACCTTCTGCAACAGGAGCAGCTTGTTTAAACACAACATAACCAAACACCCAG aaactcGTACTGTGACTGAAGAGGGTGAAAAGGAGGCACAGGCAG ATGCtgttgtgtggaggtgtgtgtacTGTCCTCGTGCTCTGAGCAGCGAGCAGGAGTTGCAGCAGCACATGTCGAGCGAACACGTGAGCCAGCAGGGATCCGTGTTTGCCTGCGCCGTCTGCTCGCTGTCCTTCCTCTCCGAAGCCGAGTTCCAGCAGCACTTCCTCACCAACCATGTGCAGCTTGTGCAGGAGGAGGGGCTACAGGCTCATAGCTCCACCTCCCAAATG GTGATCCAGACAGAAGATGCCTCAGCTGAAGGGGCGGCACAGATCGTCGGGCTCGACCAATCACAGCTGGCCGGCTCCCAACAGGTGTTTGTTGCCCTGGGCGACGGCGGGGAGGCAGCGGCTGACTCGGGGATCGTTGCCGTTAATATGGAGGACTTGCTGACGGGCCGTGTCACGCTGATCTGTGAGGAGAACCAGTAG
- the zbtb40 gene encoding zinc finger and BTB domain-containing protein 40 isoform X3, whose amino-acid sequence MELPNYSRQLMQQLQTLRKESQFCDCTILVGDVAHPAHKVVLAASSLLFKSLLETSDSISIDTAVVTAQEFSSLLDMAYSGRLLPGKHDFTRVIAAADSLQMFDVAVGCKNILDELVKQSEDAQGLKNHRDVPLCEREEPRQLDASGQEFVLQGHGDNTKSPRNRLESKNEDGAVELLSHKRDDLIRTLQDIQPWINILRTWNALSSQQQHMLLECFEGDPGVDVVFQRLLDQDNDGRDVSVQAVVTLLEKIKSIKPDLESVEVVLKEQTGPDLKVKGGSVTEVARSSGYQRDLASDLTDYLTGVENISELLTRTADRCKSEDVKQVLLECSGEQNQEQVLRKLVRTLTERGIEETSVLLLLKEAEDSSTNTADKRMDDRIGVSLLRTFQNRLCALNLEAQIIRRSLEEGPSISSDQREVLQKEADGKVEKLLRAALDGGSVQPLTVWRLLFWAATHNPELRLVTQEIRAKPEAQELIHTVARVDALFKHKKLILETINEIPDLERAVGGLDHDKDVTEFLQSCRGADGGTESVQQVLDRVLSRESQHVQPLCHLLSMSQASFPQLSVLIEELRHVEVENNEETAGSEKEEEEEEKDEDHTHRRRKGVVVSYSCQWCNKTFDFKCRLLKHKKQCAFCPDRVQRCAECSAVFPSVTALQQHRAETHNGPPVKRKKVEPVSCEICGKTFKHPSGLLYHRRTEHLEERPYACEECGAKFAANSSLKNHMRLHTGEKPYRCKHCDMSFAVAAALSYHTKKKHSEGKMYSCQYCSATFAQSIELTRHVRTHTGDKPYVCRECGKGFKQANGLSVHLQTFHNISDPHDCQKCRVSFSCLEKLREHIQEVHPKELHQCPECNKILNTAAQLEKHMSVHDGSKPYSCQSCHKSYQTLSGLWYHNRTTHPDAVTAEGGRSISHLLHCKICDKTFCNRSSLFKHNITKHPETRTVTEEGEKEAQADAVVWRCVYCPRALSSEQELQQHMSSEHVSQQGSVFACAVCSLSFLSEAEFQQHFLTNHVQLVQEEGLQAHSSTSQMVIQTEDASAEGAAQIVGLDQSQLAGSQQVFVALGDGGEAAADSGIVAVNMEDLLTGRVTLIFVS is encoded by the exons ATGGAGCTCCCGAACTACAGCCGACAGCTCATGCAGCAGCTGCAGACTTTGCGAAAAGAGTCCCAGTTCTGTGACTGCACCATCCTGGTGGGGGACGTGGCTCATCCGGCGCACAAAGTGGTCCTTGCCGCCTCCAGCCTGCTCTTTAAGTCTCTCCTCGAGACTTCAGACAGCATCTCCATCGACACGGCAGTGGTCACGGCGCAGGAGTTCTCCTCTCTGCTGGACATGGCCTACTCGGGCAGACTGCTGCCGGGCAAACACGACTTCACGCGTGTCATCGCCGCCGCAGACAGCCTGCAGATGTTTGACGTGGCTGTCGGCTGTAAGAACATCCTGGACGAGCTTGTGAAACAGTCTGAAGATGCTCAGGGTTTAAAAAATCACAGGGATGTTCCTTTGTGTGAAAGAGAAGAGCCAAGACAACTTGATGCTTCTGGACAAGAGTTTGTGTTACAGGGACATGGGGACAATACGAAGAGTCCAAGAAACAGACTGGAGTCAAAAAatg AAGATGGTGCTGTGGAGCTTCTTTCTCACAAACGGGACGATCTCATAAGGACCCTGCAGGACATCCAGCCATGGATCAACATCCTTCGCACCTGGAACGCACTTTCAAGCCAGCAACAGCAT ATGTTGCTGGAGTGTTTTGAAGGAGATCCAGGTGTGGACGTGGTTTTCCAGCGCCTCTTGGACCAGGACAATGATGGCCGTGACGTCTCAGTCCAGGCTGTTGTTACGCTGCTGGAGAAGATTAAAAGCATAAAGCCTGATCTGGAGTCAGTGGAGGTGGTGCTGAAGGAGCAGACAGGACCGGACCTCAAAG TCAAAGGGGGATCTGTGACCGAGGTTGCCAGGTCTTCCGGATATCAGCGTGACCTCGCTTCAGACCTGACTGACTACCTCACAGGTGTGGAGAACATCTCTGAACTGCTCACACGGACAGCAGATAGATGCAAGAGCGAAGACGTAAAGCAG GTTCTGCTGGAATGCAGTGGAGAGCAGAATCAGGAGCAGGTGCTGAGGAAGCTGGTGAGAACGCTGACTGAGAGAGGAATAGAGGAAACGTCTGTACTGCTGCTGCTAAAGGAGGCGGAGGACAGCAGCACAAATACTGCAG ATAAGAGGATGGACGACCGCATTGGTGTGTCGCTGCTGAGAACTTTCCAGAACAGACTGTGTGCGCTGAACCTGGAGGCTCAGATCATCAGGCGGAGTTTGGAGGAAGGGCCTAGCATCTCGTCTGACCAGAGAGAG gtcCTGCAGAAAGAGGCTGACGGGAAAGTGGAGAAGCTGCTCAGAGCTGCTCTGGATGGAGGTTCGGTTCAGCCTCTGACGGTATGGAGGCTCCTGTTCTGGGCCGCGACTCACAACCCGGAGCTCCGACTCGTCACGCAGGAAATCAGAGCGAAGCCAGAAGCTCAGGAACTCATACACACTG TTGCCCGAGTGGATGCCTTGTTCAAGCACAAAAAGCTCATTCTGGAAACAATCAATGAAATCCCTGACCTGGAAAGAGCCGTGGGCGGTTTGGACCACGATAAAGACGTCACTGAG TTCCTGCAGAGCTGCCGTGGTGCTGATGGAGGAACGGAGTCCGTGCAGCAGGTTTTGGACCGAGTACTGAGCAGAGAGTCGCAGCACGTCCAGCCGCTTTGCCATCTCCTGTCCATGAGCCAGGCGAGCTTCCCCCAGCTTTCTGTCCTCATCGAGGAGCTCAGACATGTTG AAGTGGAAAACAATGAGGAGACGGCAGGctcagagaaagaggaggaggaagaggagaaggatgaagatcacacacacaggaggaggAAGGGTGTCGTCGTGTCCTACAGCTGCCAGTGGTGCAACAAGACCTTCGACTTCAAGTGTCGTCTGCTAAAGCACAAGAAGCAGTGTGCGTTCTGTCCGGACAGAGTGCAGCGCTGCGCCGAGTGCTCCGCCGTGTTCCCGTCAGTCACAGCCCTGCAGCAGCACCGAGCCGAGACTCACAACGGCCCTCCGGTTAAGAGGAAGAAAGTAGAGCCAGTGTCGTGTGAGATCTgtggaaaaacatttaaacacccTTCAg GTCTGTTGTACCACAGACGCACTGAGCATTTGGAGGAAAGGCCGTACGCGTGTGAGGAATGCGGCGCCAAGTTCGCCGCCAACTCGTCCCTGAAGAACCACATGCGGCTGCACACAGGGGAGAAACCGTACCGCTGCAAGCACTGTGACATGAGCTTCGCCGTGGCCGCCGCGCTGTCCTACCACACCAAGAAGAAACACTCAGAGG GTAAGATGTACTCGTGTCAGTACTGCTCGGCTACGTTTGCGCAGTCCATCGAGCTGACGCggcacgtgcgcacacacacaggagacaaACCGTacgtgtgtagagagtgtgggAAAGGATTCAAACAGGCCAACGGGCTCTCAGTACACCTGCAGACCTTCcaca ATATCTCAGACCCGCACGACTGTCAGAAGTGTCGAGTGAGCTTCAGTTGTCTGGAGAAGCTTCGAGAACATATTCAGGAGGTTCACCCTAAAGAGCTGCACCAGTGTCCTGAGTGCAATAAGATCCTGAACACCGCGGCTCAGCTGGAGAAACACATGAGCGTCCACGACGGCAGCAAACCCTACAGCTGCCAGAGCTGCCACAAATCCTACCAG actCTCTCAGGGTTGTGGTACCACAATCGCACCACACACCCGGACGCGGTGACGGCGGAGGGCGGTCGCTCGATTTCACACCTTCTGCACTGTAAGATCTGCGACAAGACCTTCTGCAACAGGAGCAGCTTGTTTAAACACAACATAACCAAACACCCAG aaactcGTACTGTGACTGAAGAGGGTGAAAAGGAGGCACAGGCAG ATGCtgttgtgtggaggtgtgtgtacTGTCCTCGTGCTCTGAGCAGCGAGCAGGAGTTGCAGCAGCACATGTCGAGCGAACACGTGAGCCAGCAGGGATCCGTGTTTGCCTGCGCCGTCTGCTCGCTGTCCTTCCTCTCCGAAGCCGAGTTCCAGCAGCACTTCCTCACCAACCATGTGCAGCTTGTGCAGGAGGAGGGGCTACAGGCTCATAGCTCCACCTCCCAAATG GTGATCCAGACAGAAGATGCCTCAGCTGAAGGGGCGGCACAGATCGTCGGGCTCGACCAATCACAGCTGGCCGGCTCCCAACAGGTGTTTGTTGCCCTGGGCGACGGCGGGGAGGCAGCGGCTGACTCGGGGATCGTTGCCGTTAATATGGAGGACTTGCTGACGGGCCGTGTCACGCTGATCT